In Drosophila subpulchrella strain 33 F10 #4 breed RU33 chromosome X, RU_Dsub_v1.1 Primary Assembly, whole genome shotgun sequence, the DNA window atgtatgtatgtatgtacttgTAAATCTATCTTGTTTACGATTTTCAAAGCTGTAAACTTTCCCTTCTACAAAATGTATTCTTATGTCGTCGTACCTTCCGTATTCCAAGGCATAGTATCCAATTTCTCTGTCCCAATCAAATTTCTGTTTGCTCTACGAAGTTTACTCAATTTTTTATGGGTATCAAAATGCACAAATATTTATGCTCTACGAATCGAACAAGGCACGTTCTATATTTACTTGATTCCCTTTTGCCCTCACCCCCCTCAAAACACAGCATTTCTATTCTGTGCTTTGTATTATTCTGCTAACCAATTAACTGCCCATTGGAACGCATTGcactactttttttttgcccatTCCACTCGAAATTAATTCCTTTGATATTTTGTATTTCCCTATTGAGTTGATTGCTTGGCTATTTTATAGCTGTTTTCCTAGAACTTTTACAAAATTatgtttatttgttattttgaaataaataaattgtaaaagtacgtacatatgtgtgtgtatgtacaTCCGTTCATATAAAGGAATTCCattaactttattataattacatataaaaattgatttgatatatttacaaaaatttaaagtaaaCCTAACaattatacatatgtacatagtTAAGAACAAGCAGTGGTCAgctgtaaaaacaaaaaaaaaatgtttcaatttCCATTTGGAACTCAAAATTTTCCTAGGTTTAGCTATTTAGCTTGATTCTAGCTGctttatttcttattttaaagtcTGAGGGCAGCACTGTTGccttgttgtttttgctgccTGTGTGTTTGTGGTGTTGTGGCAATGGCGCCCTCTGCCGGCGTCGATGCTCGCGAATTGACAAAGACGCCGGCTGTCTCTCGCTCTCTCCCAGCCTGTTCTCTTTCCGCTCTCTCCTCTTCTCCCCATCTCCCCCTTCCCCTTTCTTTCGTTCACTCGGCGGGCAGCAGCTGCTTTCCGTTTTGGATTGGAAGTTCGGTGGAATGGAAGGCAGCAGcgaaagaagaagaagaagctgCAACACCGCGACGCTGGCAGCGCAGTTGTGTTTGTAGTTGTAGTTGTAGTTGGCGGCGTGTGTAGTTTGGTTTCGCTGTTGTTTTTAAACGAACGCGCGCGCGGAAGTTGCGcacaaaattatttatcaacCCAAAAGACAAAAAACGAGAACGAGAAAACTAAAACCTCAAATAAAGTGTAAAGAGAGGAAGGCCCGAGGTGAAGCAATCGGATTAATTTTTTAGTGTACTCTAGCCCGATTTTCGCTtcggttctttttttttttcgtttttgcaaaaaatgagCGAATAGTTACACTCGCTCTTTTGCTCGCTCTCCCTCTCGCCGCTCATGTGCTTCTTCTTCCTCCTTGCTTGCTAACTCTCTTCTTTCTTTCGCTCCGCTCGTTACCATTTTACAAACACACACGCGCACGATGAGAGCGACTGCAAAAAAATCGGAATAAACAGTTATAATATATGTGTACAAATAaacgatatatatatatttctatgtaaataataatatatatggGAAAGTATCAAGGCAAATGTGAAAATTAGTGCAAACTAAACGAAAACGCAAGAAGAAAAAACGGAAAACCAAATGTGATAATATTGTAATAGAAtgtgaaaaaccaaacacacacacccatacacacacacacacgcgcacGCAGCCACGTATGTGTGTGCAGAAAAATATGCGGCGCTTAAAAAAGGTGAACGGCATTTTGTGACCATAAAATTGTGCTTTTTAACAAATACAAGTTTATTGTCCAAATAAAATGAAAGTTTTgattcatttaaaaaataaaagagcaAAGAATATCGCTAAAAAGAGGAGCCGTAGCCATTTTCATTTCTAGTTGaatttttcaacatttttttttcattgtCCTTACGCTTTGCTTTTTGATAAAAcattacacacacacatgccaCTACATTCTCGCTCTCTGTCGCTGTTGCTGTCTTCCTCGCACTCGTGCTCTCTTGCACACGCAAACGCATGCCGCTGCCGCTTTGTTTTCGTCTCGCTCGCACCCGCGCACATATTTTGCACATTCTCCTTTGGTGCCTCTTTTGTTGCCACCGCCCCCGGGGTTGCCACTTAGTCGCGATGCCGCGCATGTGGCAGCACTCTCTCGCTCAAGTAAAAGAAAAGCGCAAAAGAAAATGCAAAACGGTAGAAGCTGCGGAGCAAAACAAAAGCGGCGTCAGTGTTGCAAAGTGCATAAAGCTGTCAGTGAGAGCGAAAGATTGAGAACGGGAGAAAAagagtgaaatattttaaaaaacttaagtaaaataaaatacccaTTGAGGCAAAAAATACACAATAGAAAAGTTTAAAGTGTAATTACTTATTATTTAATGTTGGACCAAGTTTTGTATAATCTTCTgcaataattaatatttaataaatgtgCGTATTGAATATAAATTGTTGCAAACATTAACGAAATACCTTAACACGTAAATATTCAAAAGAATGGTGTTGAGgtcaaattttgaaaaacttaatttatatggaagctctttaaatattggaaACAGTGACAAAGTACCTTGTTAAAGTAATAGTTCTAGTAATTATAGAAATCCAAAGCCCAAAAGGTTCCAAAATtagataaacatttttaatctaCTTATAATGCAGGGTTTGAAACGTTAGCtcttatacaaaaaatatgcTTTTTACCGGAGCATTgaatccttttttttttcaatattacaGTAACTATCAAAGTAGCACCGCATTTTAAAGCCCGTTGCTATTATGTAAAATTTTGACAGTCAGTCCTACAATATCAATACTAATACTTGTACTATTGTACTTGTACCAATTGCAGATGTCCGCCGGCGCTCAGTTGCAGATGGCCCCGCAAACCACTTCGGCCCTAAGTCACCACCATCCcaatcagcagcagcagttgcaACCGCCGCAGCAGCCCCAGCAACCACAGCCCCCGCCcccgcaacagcagcagcagcacttCGCCAACCATCACAGCGCCCAGCAACAgacgcagcagcaacaggagCAACAGAatccccagcagcagcagcaggcgcaACAGCAGATACTCCCGCAGCAACATCTGCAGCACCTGCACAAGCATCCGCATCAGCTGCAActgcatcagcagcagcagcaactccaccagcagcagcagcaacacttccaccagcagcagcaacaatcgCTGCAGGGGCTGCATCAGGGCAGCAGCAATCCGGATTCGAATATGAGCACTGGCTCCTCGCACAGCGAGAAGGATGTCAACGATATGCTGAGTGGCGGTGGAGCAACGCCaggagctgcagcagcagcggcagcagccatccaacagcaacagcagcaacatcccGCCTTTGCGCCCGCCCTGGGAATGCAAcagccaccgccgccgccgccacaGCACTCCAATAATGGGGGCGAGATGTCTTACTTGACGGCGGGAACGACCGCGACGGCATCGGTGACGGCGGTGGGCAAACCCCGGACGCCAGCGGAGCGGAAACGGAAGCGAAAAATGCCGCACACCAGTGCGGATGAGGCGGGGAGTGGCGGTGGTTCCGGCGGAGCAGGAGCAACCGTGGTCAACAACAGCAGCCTGAAGGGCAAATCCTTAGCCTTTCGTGATATGCCCAAGGTGAACATGAGCCTGAATCTTGGCGATCGTCTAGGAGGATCAGCCGGCAGTGGCGGCGGAGCCGGTGGCGCCGGCAGCGGAGGAAGTGGTGCCGGTTCTGGTTCCGGAAGTGGCGGTGGTAAGAGTGCCCGCCTCATGTTGCCCGTCAGCGACAACAAGAAGATCAACGACTATTTCAATAAGCAGCAGACGGGTGTGGGCGTTGGTGTGCCAGGCGGTGCGGGAGGCAACACCGCCGGTCTCCGAGGATCGCATACGGGTGGCGGTAGCAAGTCACCCTCATccgcccagcagcagcaacagcaacagcagcagacggcccagcagcagcaggcgaGCGGTGTTGCGACGGGCGGAGGTGCCGGAGGAGCCGCTGGCAACCAGGTGCAAGTGCAGACGAGCAGCGCCTACGCTTTGTATCCACCAGCTAGTCCCCAAACACAGACgccgcagcaacagcagcagcagcagccgccggGAGCCGATTTCCACTATGTCAACTCCAGCAAggcgcaacagcagcagcagcagcagcgccaACAGCAACAGACTTCCAATCAAATGGTTCCTCCACACGTGGTCGTCGGCCTGGGCGGTCATCCCCTGAGCCTTGCGTCcatccagcagcagcagacgcCCCTgtcccagcagcaacagcagcagcaacaacagcagcagcaacagcagcaattgGGACCACCAACAACATCGACGGCCTCTGTAGTGCCCACGCATCCGCATCAACTCGGCTCCCTAGGAGTCGTTGGCATGGTCGGTGTGGGCGTTGGCGTGGGCGTTGGTGTAAATGTGGGCGTGGGACCGCCACTGCCACCGCCACCGCCGATGGCAATGCCGGCGGCCATTATAACATACAGTAAGGCTACCCAAACGGAGGTCTCTCTGCACGAGCTGCAGGAACGCGAGGCGGAACACGAGTCGGGCAAGGTGAAGCTGGACGAGATGACGCGGCTGTCTGATGAGCAAAAGTGCCAGATTGTTGGCAACCAGAAGACGATCGATCAGCACAAGTCGCACATTGCCAAGTGCATTGATGTGGTCAAGAAGCTGCTGAAGGAGAAGAGCAGCATCGAGAAGAAGGAGGCGCGACAAAAGTGCATGCAAAATCGCCTGAGACTCGGGCAGTTTGTCACCCAGCGAGTGGGCGCCACATTCCAGGTGAGAGGGTTGATGAAATAGGAGGTGGTAGAGCCCCTTTGCACTTTCTTCCTTAGGTCAATGTGATAACCTTTGTTTAACGCCACTTTATTTTACTCAATTTACAGGAGAACTGGACGGACGGCTATGCGTTCCAGGAGCTGAGCCGGCGACAGGAGGAGATAACCGCCGAGCGCGAAGAGATTGACCGGCAGAAGAAGCAGCTGATGAAGAAGCGTCCGGCGGAGTCCGGACGCAAgcgcaacaacaacagcaaccagaacaaccagcagcagcaacagcagcagcaacaccaacagcagcagcagcagaattCCAACTCGAACGATTCCTCGCAGCTGACGGGCGGCGTTGTCACCGGACCGGGAAGCGATCGCCTTGGCGGTACAGCCGGTGGCGTTAGCGTCGACAGCGGACTGGGTGGCAATAATGCGGGTGCCATCGGTGGCGGTGCTGTTGGTGGTGGCGTCGGAGGCGGCGGCGTTGGCAGCGGCGGCGTTGGCGGTGTcggaggcggcggcggtggaCGTGGTCTATCGCGCAGCAACTCGACGCAAGCCAATCAGGCTCAATTGCTGCACAATGGCGGCGGCGGATCGGGTGGCAATGTTGGCAACTCGGGCGGCGTTGGCGATCGACTGTCGGATCGAGGAGGAGGCGGCGGCCTTGGTGGCAACGACAGCGGTAGCTGCTCGGACTCGGGCACGTTCCTCAAGCCAGATCCCGTTTCGGGGGCATATACTGCGCAGGAGTACTACGAGTACGATGAGATACTCAAGCTGCGCCAGAATGCCCTCAAGAAGGAGGACGCCGACCTGCAGTTGGAGATGGAGAAGCTGGAGCGGGAGCGCAATCTGCACATCCGAGAGCTCAAGCGGATACTCAACGAGGATCAGGTGGGGCTTTGATTTCACATGGAATCTATTACTATTCCCATTTTCATTACACTTGTACTTATATTTGGTTTATCTACCTTTTCAGTCCCGCTTCAACAACCATCCCGTGCTGAACGATCGCTATCttctgctgatgctgctgggCAAGGGCGGCTTCTCAGAGGTACACAAGGCCTTCGACCTCAAGGAGCAACGCTATGTCGCATGTAAGGTGCACCAATTAAACAAGGATTGGAAGGAGGATAAGAAAGCTAATTATATCAAGTGAGTAGTAAAACAGAGAAGCAGGAAAAGTCAAGGGCGGGGGTAATGCCAATTGATTTGAGAATAAGGTTGTAGTTTTTGCACAGATCCAGCTAGCAGTTGTCGAACTATAAATATATGCTAATACCTTTCAAAtcagaataaattaaaaagaataaCATTTATTTGCAAGACCTTAATACTAATACCTTTTAACCATAAAGCAGGATGATTTCCTTGGGCTAAAGTAAAAGAAGGCAACAAGATTAGCTTACAATTAACTTGGGCGGGTCGCTATTATGAAAAAACAACATACTAAAGTCTCATCTCGTTCGAAACCCTCGCTAATAACCCAACAATTCAGACACGCTTTGCGGGAATACAACATACACAAGGCGTTGGATCATCCGCGGGTCGTCAAGCTCTACGACGTCTTCGAGATCGATGCGAATTCCTTTTGCACAGTGCTCGAATACTGTGATGGCCACGATCTGGACTTCTATTTGAAGCAACATAAGACTATACCCGAGCGTGAAGCGCGCTCGATAATAATGCAGGTGAGTTATACATACCCATAACTAGGATTTCGACTTGCAATCTCTAACTGAATTTCTCTGCCCTCAGGTTGTATCTGCACTCAAGTATCTAAATGAGATTAAGCCTCCAGTTATCCACTACGATCTGAAGCCGGGCAACATTCTGCTCACCGAGGGCAATGTCTGCGGCGAGATCAAGATCACCGACTTTGGTCTGTCGAAGGTGATGGACGACGAGAACTACAATCCCGATCACGGCATGGATCTGACCTCCCAGGGAGCCGGCACCTATTGGTGGGTATTACGAGTAGAGTtgacaagaaaataaaaatattgaaaactaATTGAATATGGATTTTTCTTGAACCCCTTTAGGTATCTGCCACCCGAGTGCTTTGTGGTTGGCAAGAATCCGCCGAAGATATCCTCCAAAGTGGACGTGTGGAGTGTGGGCGTGATATTCTACCAGTGTCTGTATGGCAAGAAGCCCTTCGGTCACAATCAGTCGCAGGCCACGATCCTCGAGGAGAACACAATCCTGAAGGCCACCGAAGTGCAGTTCTCCAACAAGCCAACCGTTTCCAATGAGGCCAAGGTGGGTTGTCTTGGACACTTTTAAACAAAAAGGAATAGATTGCTAATCCAGATCCATATTTATATCTTCCAATAGAGTTTCATTCGGGGCTGTTTGGCATATCGCAAGGAGGATCGCATGGATGTGTTCGCGCTGGCCAGGCACGAGTACATTCAGCCGCCGATACCGAAGCACGGTCGAGGCTCGCtcaaccagcagcagcaggcgcaacagcagcagcagcagcaacagcaacagcagcagcaacaatcgTCGACGTCGCAGGCCAATTCCACCGGCCAGACTTCGTTCTCTGCCCACATGTTTGGCAATATGAATCAGTCGAGTTCGTCCTAGCTGCCAACCAAGCGTAATTCCAACTCATAATTCGCCGCCGCCGcagtagcagcagcaactTTAGCTGCCAGCCAACAGCAActccaacagcagcagcaacaacttcAACTACAGCAATACCAGCAGAGTCCGCAACTCCATTTGCAAAACAGTAGCAGCAACTATGCGGCAACGCTTCTCGATGCAGCGGCCTTTTGCTACGAAACAGTGATGGATGCAGCCCACTTccacaacaataacaacaacagcacCATCATTAACAACAATATGCAGTCAATGCCGGCGAATGCTATcaatgctgctgctgcaggagGTGGAGGAGGAACAGGAAGTGGAGGAGGAACACCGGCCTATCAAGGGAAATACAAGCGctggcagcagcaacagttgcAACAGCAGGCCcaactgcaacagcagcaacacaagTTGCTGTTGCAACAAGAGCTGCTGTAGAGTTAGAATGCAAAGTGGTGTGCTGGTGTTTTAAGAGGGAACGCGATGACAAGGGAGTTTAGAGAGAACGAGGAGCTGCCTGCAACACTGCCGCCAAGCCAAGctaatgttgctgctgcaacagcaacaccatcagcaacaacaacaaccagcaaCAACACCCCAAGAATTTCCACAGCGAGTcgcaaacaacaacaaaaacttaaattaatgaaactatatataaatatatatatgcatatatatattaaatgtgATAAACAAGCgtaaagcaaaaaaaaaaaaagaaaacaagaaaggaagaaAGCAGCAAATACAGCAGGAGAAAGACGAACAACCAAGGGGGCGAAAACCCGGAAGATAGGGAAAAAGCAAAGCTGCAGTAGGAAACCAGAAGAAAAGAGCACAGAGACGAACGTGAGAGCAGAAGAAAAGCAGAAAGTTGAAAGCTGAGAAAAATTGCCGAGGAGAGAAAGCTTGAGAAATTGTTTATAAAGGCTGCTATAAACacacactttttttttgttaactatAAATACCAAGCAGAATAATTAATCTAAaatacataataattaaatgctaAATGTAAATTAGTAAGTAGGGTGGCATCTAAAAGCAAAGGAAAAacgctaaaaaaaaaacacgattcCCAAGAACGCGTAAGAAAAGgcacatattttttctttGTATTAAAACATAATAATGGTACCATAAAGAGAAAGTAGCAAATTAGCGTAGGCTAAATAGCACAGTATaaaaaactgaaactgaaaaaACAGCAGAAACACACAGGAAGGATTATAAAGACGCAAAGTTGAGAAACCATTTGCAATGGAAAattgttgcattgtttttttttttgggttatgtttgtttgtagttcaaacattaaaataacactcatacacacacacacaacacagACACAACAGACTATTTTTGCCTTACATGAAAAGAGAAACGCTAATTTTAATTGCCAATTTCCATTTTGTATACATGCATATTTAATGATATGTGTTCACgtatatacacacacatattTATCATTTCCTACCCaagaatgtttttattttttttttattgtatacACCTACGATGGTTTAATTTTAACGCTTTTAAACGAAGTTAAAACCAACTTATACCTATATCCTAGTtttgaaatggaaaataaatcattatttgtttgttttgtatCAAAATCCAAAAGAAattcgatttaaaaataaaagaattcCATAAATCACACACACCGCACACACATATACATTTGTATATACTCGTATCtgaacaacaaacaaaaatccGATGAGATAACAACTAAAAACTTAATCAAATCAAATGCAATTCCAAAATAtccaagaaaaaaagaatcagataaccattttttttttatatgccACAAGGAAAATGCAAAGAAAATGAGAGTAAGCGAGAAAAATCGAAGGAAGGGAAAGCTTGAGATCGGTCGGATTCTCAGATCGgatcagaaaaaaaaacaacagaaaAATAAGCCCATTTGAAGTAATTTACTTCTAATTACATAGTAAACTAATGTAAtagtttttattaaaaaatatatatatatgtattgatatatatatagatacatgtttttttttttaattttaaaactatatttGTAATGCACTATGCGTaacattgtattaaatattaatatccAAGGCATattaatagaaatatatatataaactatacaaaaactgcaaaaaaaaacatgaacTACCAACCTAAATGTTTCAATAATATATAGATCTATATGTATGTAAAACCGATAAAATCTGCCTAATGccagacaaaaaaaaacctaCAAGAGAAAGTTGAAAGCTCCGAAGAGTAAAAGAGATAGAATGAGCGGGGAAATTAGGACGCAAGATTCATAAAAAAgcgaaaaacatttttttctttagTCCTATACAAAGCAAAaagcataaaaaataaaccgaaattagtttttagaGTGACAAAATATGAAAACGGCAAAAGCGCGCGCGAAAGAGAAAAAATATGGGCGCTAGAAAAGGACGGCAAGCagaacaagaagaaaaaaaagcaGCGGCAACAACTCCCTAAAAATAGCAaagaaaattgtaaatatttatataaataatttatgcctaattaaaattaaaattaaagaaaatccgtaaaaaacaaaagaaacatAAAAACCAGAAGAACCATTTCagatttgtatgcaaatttgtATATGTACGTACTTTCCTTTAATTTTAGCCAATCAGTTTGTaagaactttttttttgcatctCTATAAAGAATAACGATATATGAGGATAATGATTCCGATTTTTTTCCGTTTAATGTAAACCGTTAGGATAAGCCCATACCATAACGGCCGATATCTAAATGTGTGTGTAAATCGATGTGATGTCATCGATTGTCGATAACGATTGGATGCGAGCGTGTGTtgatttaatttgataaagaTAAATGAAGTGTAAGAGAAGTGAAGATAAAGAGAGAAGATACATGAAGTATGAGAGCGAATCTatctataatataattatgtaAAATGCACATCTTTAAATTATAActtatacatatttaaaatgaaactattattattattttgattaccattatcattattttttattaccaCTTAACGGTTTCGGTTCGATCCACAGCGAAACCAGCAACAAAaaccaagaaacagaaacaacaacaagagaaacaaaataaacaagCGAAAtgtttgataaaaaaaaacccacaaagagatgtttttatttattttgcgtCTTTGATTCCATTTTATTGAGTTTTTCATAGAGGAAAGTTGCCACACTCAagacaaacacacacacacgcaagcGTATAAAGCTTAACAAATTAATACCTATTAAGTGTTTAAATAGTACTAAACgaatcaaaatataaatacttaaaaagaaaactaaacaaaaaattaacaaaaaaaacagcagcagcagcatgaAAAACGATGAGACGCGGAGAAAAAGCGAGAAAAACAAAACccattaaattatttgttgagtattttattaaataataattacgataataattataaaatttaaattgaacgaaatgcgaaaaacaaaaaaaaaactgaatatacatatatatatatattatatataaacaaattatttaatagttatgctaaaaaattatttaaagtgaaaggatatacaaaatatttgcatGCGAGCGAGCAAGAAAGGCATTCAGAAAAGGCCACCGCAACCGCCCTTACCGAAACCCGAACCCCACCCCctattttccccattttccacCCCATAAAGCCTACAACCGCCCACCCAACACACCCTCCCCTATAAGAAAAGGCGGAGAAAGCTGAAAAAATGAAGCTAAGACGAAAACCGTGGGCGGCTAACTGAGAGGAAAAAGCGCGAAGAAGATACTAAATCAATAAGTAAACGTAAagattaattaataaattaattccaagacaaaaacgaaaaaaaagctaaaaaataaaaacaaaacaaaagacaaaaagcagacaaaaaagaaaaaacaagacgaaacattgaaaataaaaaaatactaaaatgaTTAAAACAAGACGGTTTTCAATGGTAATGGGGTAATATAAAATAGTTgtcaacatatttatttttaagcctTAGGTAAGTTGTGTTGACAGGTGAAATGCATTTACCTAGCTTTAATTAACCAAGTTTTTACCGGTTAAAGATGGTGTATGGTGACCTCAAACCGAGTACACAGTGATTTTTATACTTTATACTTTGTTCGTTATAAATACCATGTTCACAAAAACGGTATATTTTTGCTTGTTctgaaaatactaaaaaataaatctaagAAAAATACGGAAAATACTTTTCAGTACTTTTTATGGATAGCTACTATCGCATAACTATCGATATTAGCTAGCTGTTTGAATTATCGATTTCTCGAAATTTCATGCCTAATCAATAGGGCaaaaaagcaaagcaaaaaagcaaaagcaaataCAATAGGCCACCAGACCAGAACAATCCAATATATCGAAACATAGCGAGATATAGAAATGGCAGCGCCGATGCAACACGAGGATCTGCTGAAGCTGAAGAGCTTCATCGAGTTTGTGGACTCGAATCCCACGGTCTTGAACATGCCGCAGCTGCAGTTCGTCAAAGATTTTGTGGAGAAGTTCGGGGGCACGGTACCGGCTGGTGATTTCAAGATGCCCGACGCCTCTGCCGGAGGGTAAGTTCCCCCCAAAAATTGCAGCTACTTGCGCCCCATATGTGCATATTAGCCATACCATAGAATAACACCCTTTTTCAACGCATTTTCTTTGGGCTTATCATCGCAGCAAGTGCCCCTTTGGTGGCGATGCTGGTGCAAAGGCCAAGAAACCGGCTTCTGGGGCCGCCGATTCCGCCGATACTAACGCCTCCGAGGATAGCGAAGATGAGGAGTCCCTGTCCGAACCCGAATCGGACGTGGAGCTGGACATGGAGGGTGAGTGTGCGAATCGGTGCCAAAATATGGGGGTATGCAACTTGCCAATTTCTGACGAGTCACGTGGTCATTAAGGGGTCGCCACCCTGGGGTCCGATGTGTTACTCAGAGTTACGATTATTCCGCCGGGTGGTTGGCAACCCTCGGAATCGAATTTTATACAATAGACATTTCCCAATATATTATTCTTAATTAAGCTTTGATTGAATT includes these proteins:
- the LOC119556679 gene encoding uncharacterized protein LOC119556679 isoform X1, with the translated sequence MSCTPSPLCAAFALAMHQQQQQQQLEIQEIQQQRQHLQIQQIHIQQQQFGGIEELSSNPQNQQQQHIQKISHLLPHHIQDIPRNHHQIQNSHDMLQVQPVPEIHQLQIIQKTQQQQPCYQMQPIPNQQRQLFDFQQINEIPHMQTIQITLQSQQKIPELQQIQQQKQQFQSIQRLPIIPEIPQIPEILQIQQFQVAQQQQKQTKKRGAKTATITSSNSNSNSNNSNSNNYYNNINNNNNSSNSGGGLIMLASASASAAARKRSRSASNGSKSNNKTVSGRKLTKSMSAGAQLQMAPQTTSALSHHHPNQQQQLQPPQQPQQPQPPPPQQQQQHFANHHSAQQQTQQQQEQQNPQQQQQAQQQILPQQHLQHLHKHPHQLQLHQQQQQLHQQQQQHFHQQQQQSLQGLHQGSSNPDSNMSTGSSHSEKDVNDMLSGGGATPGAAAAAAAAIQQQQQQHPAFAPALGMQQPPPPPPQHSNNGGEMSYLTAGTTATASVTAVGKPRTPAERKRKRKMPHTSADEAGSGGGSGGAGATVVNNSSLKGKSLAFRDMPKVNMSLNLGDRLGGSAGSGGGAGGAGSGGSGAGSGSGSGGGKSARLMLPVSDNKKINDYFNKQQTGVGVGVPGGAGGNTAGLRGSHTGGGSKSPSSAQQQQQQQQQTAQQQQASGVATGGGAGGAAGNQVQVQTSSAYALYPPASPQTQTPQQQQQQQPPGADFHYVNSSKAQQQQQQQRQQQQTSNQMVPPHVVVGLGGHPLSLASIQQQQTPLSQQQQQQQQQQQQQQQLGPPTTSTASVVPTHPHQLGSLGVVGMVGVGVGVGVGVNVGVGPPLPPPPPMAMPAAIITYSKATQTEVSLHELQEREAEHESGKVKLDEMTRLSDEQKCQIVGNQKTIDQHKSHIAKCIDVVKKLLKEKSSIEKKEARQKCMQNRLRLGQFVTQRVGATFQENWTDGYAFQELSRRQEEITAEREEIDRQKKQLMKKRPAESGRKRNNNSNQNNQQQQQQQQHQQQQQQNSNSNDSSQLTGGVVTGPGSDRLGGTAGGVSVDSGLGGNNAGAIGGGAVGGGVGGGGVGSGGVGGVGGGGGGRGLSRSNSTQANQAQLLHNGGGGSGGNVGNSGGVGDRLSDRGGGGGLGGNDSGSCSDSGTFLKPDPVSGAYTAQEYYEYDEILKLRQNALKKEDADLQLEMEKLERERNLHIRELKRILNEDQSRFNNHPVLNDRYLLLMLLGKGGFSEVHKAFDLKEQRYVACKVHQLNKDWKEDKKANYIKHALREYNIHKALDHPRVVKLYDVFEIDANSFCTVLEYCDGHDLDFYLKQHKTIPEREARSIIMQVVSALKYLNEIKPPVIHYDLKPGNILLTEGNVCGEIKITDFGLSKVMDDENYNPDHGMDLTSQGAGTYWYLPPECFVVGKNPPKISSKVDVWSVGVIFYQCLYGKKPFGHNQSQATILEENTILKATEVQFSNKPTVSNEAKSFIRGCLAYRKEDRMDVFALARHEYIQPPIPKHGRGSLNQQQQAQQQQQQQQQQQQQQSSTSQANSTGQTSFSAHMFGNMNQSSSS
- the LOC119556679 gene encoding putative uncharacterized protein DDB_G0271606 isoform X7; this encodes MSAGAQLQMAPQTTSALSHHHPNQQQQLQPPQQPQQPQPPPPQQQQQHFANHHSAQQQTQQQQEQQNPQQQQQAQQQILPQQHLQHLHKHPHQLQLHQQQQQLHQQQQQHFHQQQQQSLQGLHQGSSNPDSNMSTGSSHSEKDVNDMLSGGGATPGAAAAAAAAIQQQQQQHPAFAPALGMQQPPPPPPQHSNNGGEMSYLTAGTTATASVTAVGKPRTPAERKRKRKMPHTSADEAGSGGGSGGAGATVVNNSSLKGKSLAFRDMPKVNMSLNLGDRLGGSAGSGGGAGGAGSGGSGAGSGSGSGGGKSARLMLPVSDNKKINDYFNKQQTGVGVGVPGGAGGNTAGLRGSHTGGGSKSPSSAQQQQQQQQQTAQQQQASGVATGGGAGGAAGNQVQVQTSSAYALYPPASPQTQTPQQQQQQQPPGADFHYVNSSKAQQQQQQQRQQQQTSNQMVPPHVVVGLGGHPLSLASIQQQQTPLSQQQQQQQQQQQQQQQLGPPTTSTASVVPTHPHQLGSLGVVGMVGVGVGVGVGVNVGVGPPLPPPPPMAMPAAIITYSKATQTEVSLHELQEREAEHESGKVKLDEMTRLSDEQKCQIVGNQKTIDQHKSHIAKCIDVVKKLLKEKSSIEKKEARQKCMQNRLRLGQFVTQRVGATFQENWTDGYAFQELSRRQEEITAEREEIDRQKKQLMKKRPAESGRKRNNNSNQNNQQQQQQQQHQQQQQQNSNSNDSSQLTGGVVTGPGSDRLGGTAGGVSVDSGLGGNNAGAIGGGAVGGGVGGGGVGSGGVGGVGGGGGGRGLSRSNSTQANQAQLLHNGGGGSGGNVGNSGGVGDRLSDRGGGGGLGGNDSGSCSDSGTFLKPDPVSGAYTAQEYYEYDEILKLRQNALKKEDADLQLEMEKLERERNLHIRELKRILNEDQSRFNNHPVLNDRYLLLMLLGKGGFSEVHKAFDLKEQRYVACKVHQLNKDWKEDKKANYIKHALREYNIHKALDHPRVVKLYDVFEIDANSFCTVLEYCDGHDLDFYLKQHKTIPEREARSIIMQVVSALKYLNEIKPPVIHYDLKPGNILLTEGNVCGEIKITDFGLSKVMDDENYNPDHGMDLTSQGAGTYWYLPPECFVVGKNPPKISSKVDVWSVGVIFYQCLYGKKPFGHNQSQATILEENTILKATEVQFSNKPTVSNEAKSFIRGCLAYRKEDRMDVFALARHEYIQPPIPKHGRGSLNQQQQAQQQQQQQQQQQQQQSSTSQANSTGQTSFSAHMFGNMNQSSSS